A window of Pseudomonas alcaliphila JAB1 genomic DNA:
CCGGGCGACCTGGAAGGGCCATTGCTCCGGGCCGATCTGGCTGGCGGCCGGATCGGTCCAGACCAGATAGAAGGGACCGGCGCTGGGCTTATCCTTGGCCAACGGTGGCCAGGGGCATTGCGGATCCTCGATGGCCAGCCACGCCTTGGCACCCTCGCGAGCCAGCAGGGTGGCGGCCGGCAGTTCGGCAGCAAAGCCGTCGAGGGCCACGGCCTGCAGGTGGTCGCCAGCGGTTAGGCCGTCCAGCAGGGCGCTTATGGGCACCGCTCGGTAACGCATGGGCCGCTTGTAACTCACGTCTTCGTCTATCTCGATGTCACGTGCCTGCGGATGACTGAGCAACTCGCTGGTGCTCCAGTTGCGTTGTCCGCCGCTCAGATGTATCTCGAGCTGCGCAGCCTGCGCTGTGCCGCCCAGAACCAACAGTGCAAGTAGCAGAGCCCTCACTCCTCGGCCTCCAGCAGAGGTAGCAGATCGTCATAAGCGCCGGCATTGATCACCTGGCGGTAACCCAGGTTCTCCAGGCTTTGCTTGGCCAGTCCCGAGCGGCGGCCGCTGCGGCAATAGAGCACCAGGGGACTGTCCTTGTCCGGTGCGATGCTGGCGATCTGTGCAGCGATCTCGTCATGACCGATGCGAATGGCGCCAGGCAGGGCGCCAGCGGAAAATTCCTCGCTGCTGCGTACGTCGATCAGCAGGCTGTCGGCCCGTTGCAGGGTGGCCAGAGCGGCAGCTTGATCGATTTCTTCAGCCTGGGCGCCAAGAAAGGTGAGCAGGCCGCTCAACAAGATGAGAAAACGCATGTCCGGCTCCAGGGCAGGGGGCTTTTGCCTATCTTTGCCCG
This region includes:
- a CDS encoding rhodanese-like domain-containing protein, with protein sequence MRFLILLSGLLTFLGAQAEEIDQAAALATLQRADSLLIDVRSSEEFSAGALPGAIRIGHDEIAAQIASIAPDKDSPLVLYCRSGRRSGLAKQSLENLGYRQVINAGAYDDLLPLLEAEE
- a CDS encoding cytochrome c, coding for MRALLLALLVLGGTAQAAQLEIHLSGGQRNWSTSELLSHPQARDIEIDEDVSYKRPMRYRAVPISALLDGLTAGDHLQAVALDGFAAELPAATLLAREGAKAWLAIEDPQCPWPPLAKDKPSAGPFYLVWTDPAASQIGPEQWPFQVARIRQLATVEQRFPALLPAVDASAEIRAGFAAYQKNCMACHRLNGAGDSEFGPDLNIPHSPTEYFTGDFLRQYIRDPQSLRRWPQGRMPGFSEQALPPAELERLIVYLQHMAQRKNAPEPDDT